A part of Bacillota bacterium genomic DNA contains:
- a CDS encoding DUF5320 domain-containing protein, producing MQDEMRRPMMRHRMHHFGPAMMGMGGPCPMCGGTGVAHRRYLSEQEEREFLQEYLSDLQAEVEGVKRRIAELGGAATT from the coding sequence ATGCAGGATGAGATGCGTCGCCCGATGATGCGACACCGGATGCACCACTTCGGCCCGGCGATGATGGGGATGGGCGGACCGTGTCCGATGTGCGGGGGAACGGGCGTGGCTCACCGCCGTTACCTGAGCGAGCAGGAGGAGAGAGAGTTCCTTCAGGAATATCTCAGCGATCTCCAGGCTGAGGTCGAGGGCGTCAAACGCCGCATCGCTGAGCTTGGGGGCGCGGCAACCACGTAG
- a CDS encoding ECF transporter S component gives MNRSVVFLTRTAVLLALTLAIQMIGMPQYATGPLVNTMLYIAATFVGIGGGVAIGVVTPVIAFWRGILPPPLGPMIPFIAIGNAVLVIVFGLLERRGRLAAIVGIVAASVLKFLVLSGAVRFVVQVKPAIANMMQTPQLVTALAGGAIAFVVSEALLRTGAVKRLSDLSKRRES, from the coding sequence ATGAACAGAAGCGTTGTATTTCTTACTCGGACCGCTGTGTTGCTGGCACTCACGCTTGCGATTCAGATGATCGGGATGCCCCAGTATGCCACGGGGCCGCTCGTGAACACGATGCTCTACATCGCCGCCACGTTCGTAGGCATCGGTGGCGGGGTGGCCATCGGCGTGGTGACCCCGGTCATCGCCTTCTGGCGCGGGATCCTACCGCCGCCCCTGGGGCCGATGATACCGTTCATAGCCATTGGAAACGCCGTGCTCGTCATCGTGTTCGGTCTACTCGAGCGGCGCGGCAGGCTCGCGGCCATAGTGGGCATAGTGGCCGCCTCGGTGCTGAAGTTCCTCGTCCTGTCGGGCGCGGTTCGGTTCGTGGTTCAGGTAAAGCCAGCCATCGCGAATATGATGCAGACCCCGCAGCTCGTGACGGCGCTCGCCGGCGGCGCCATCGCGTTCGTGGTGAGCGAGGCCCTGCTTCGCACGGGCGCTGTGAAGCGCCTGTCAGACCTGAGCAAGCGTCGCGAGAGCTGA